From a single Drosophila sulfurigaster albostrigata strain 15112-1811.04 chromosome 3, ASM2355843v2, whole genome shotgun sequence genomic region:
- the LOC133843494 gene encoding retinol dehydrogenase 13-like isoform X3 — translation MCINTDGFIGSLLDCPLVMGIAVYLLKQYMQGGQFEKQTDETGKVVIVTGSNTGIGKETVLELARRGATVYMACRDKKRTDQARLEIIRETNNQNIFFRELDLASLDSIRKFVTGFKGEQDKLHILINNAGVMRCPRMLTKDGFEMQLGVNHIGHFLLTNLLIDVLKKSAPSRIVNVSSLAHTRGTININDLNSEKSYDEGSAYSQSKLANVLFTRELAKRLEGTGVTVNALHPGVVNTELGRHMKIFNTFFGRFILKGLLWPLLKTPKSGAQTTLYAAIDPELNGVSGLYFSDCKPKKMAPAAFDEKTGKLLWEESEKWTHSKF, via the exons atgtgtataaatacTGACGGATTTATAGGTTCACTTTTAGATTGCCCTCTGGTTATGGGAATAGCAGTTTATTTGTTAAA GCAATACATGCAAGGCGGACAATTCGAAAAGCAAACCGATGAAACGGGAAAAGTTGTAATTGTAACCGGTTCGAATACTGGCATTGGCAAGGAAACGGTATTGGAGCTGGCACGTCGAGGAGCCACTGTTTATATGGCTTGCAGGGATAAAAAGAGAACGGATCAGGCTCGTCTGGAAATAATCAGGGAAACCAACAACCAGAACATTTTCTTCCGTGAACTCGACTTGGCTTCTCTGGATTCCATTCGCAAATTTGTCACGGG CTTCAAGGGCGAACAGGACAAACTACACATTCTCATCAACAATGCGGGTGTGATGCGTTGTCCCCGAATGCTTACCAAAGATGGCTTCGAAATGCAGCTGGGTGTCAACCACATTGGTCACTTCCTCCTGACAAACTTATTGATCGATGTGCTGAAG AAATCGGCACCCAGTCGAATTGTCAATGTGTCCAGCTTGGCTCACACTCGCGGcacaattaatattaatgactTGAACAGTGAGAAGTCCTATGATGAGGGAAGTGCCTACAGCCAGAGCAAGCTGGCCAACGTATTGTTCACTCGCGAGCTGGCCAAACGCTTGGAAGGAACAGGCGTGACTGTCAATGCTCTGCATCCTGGTGTGGTCAACACTGAACTTGGCAGACACATGAAGATCTTCAATACCTTTTTCGGCCG CTTTATTCTCAAAGGTTTGCTGTGGCCACTTCTGAAGACACCCAAGAGTGGCGCTCAAACCACTTTGTATGCGGCTATCGATCCAGAATTGAACGGAGTATCTGGACTGTACTTTAGCGATTGCAAACCAAAGAAAATGGCGCCTGCTGCCTTCGATGAAAAGACTGGCAAACTCCTCTGGGAGGAGAGTGAGAAGTGGACCCATTCTAAATTctag
- the LOC133843494 gene encoding retinol dehydrogenase 13-like isoform X5, which translates to MQGGQFEKQTDETGKVVIVTGSNTGIGKETVLELARRGATVYMACRDKKRTDQARLEIIRETNNQNIFFRELDLASLDSIRKFVTGFKGEQDKLHILINNAGVMRCPRMLTKDGFEMQLGVNHIGHFLLTNLLIDVLKKSAPSRIVNVSSLAHTRGTININDLNSEKSYDEGSAYSQSKLANVLFTRELAKRLEGTGVTVNALHPGVVNTELGRHMKIFNTFFGRFILKGLLWPLLKTPKSGAQTTLYAAIDPELNGVSGLYFSDCKPKKMAPAAFDEKTGKLLWEESEKWTHSKF; encoded by the exons ATGCAAGGCGGACAATTCGAAAAGCAAACCGATGAAACGGGAAAAGTTGTAATTGTAACCGGTTCGAATACTGGCATTGGCAAGGAAACGGTATTGGAGCTGGCACGTCGAGGAGCCACTGTTTATATGGCTTGCAGGGATAAAAAGAGAACGGATCAGGCTCGTCTGGAAATAATCAGGGAAACCAACAACCAGAACATTTTCTTCCGTGAACTCGACTTGGCTTCTCTGGATTCCATTCGCAAATTTGTCACGGG CTTCAAGGGCGAACAGGACAAACTACACATTCTCATCAACAATGCGGGTGTGATGCGTTGTCCCCGAATGCTTACCAAAGATGGCTTCGAAATGCAGCTGGGTGTCAACCACATTGGTCACTTCCTCCTGACAAACTTATTGATCGATGTGCTGAAG AAATCGGCACCCAGTCGAATTGTCAATGTGTCCAGCTTGGCTCACACTCGCGGcacaattaatattaatgactTGAACAGTGAGAAGTCCTATGATGAGGGAAGTGCCTACAGCCAGAGCAAGCTGGCCAACGTATTGTTCACTCGCGAGCTGGCCAAACGCTTGGAAGGAACAGGCGTGACTGTCAATGCTCTGCATCCTGGTGTGGTCAACACTGAACTTGGCAGACACATGAAGATCTTCAATACCTTTTTCGGCCG CTTTATTCTCAAAGGTTTGCTGTGGCCACTTCTGAAGACACCCAAGAGTGGCGCTCAAACCACTTTGTATGCGGCTATCGATCCAGAATTGAACGGAGTATCTGGACTGTACTTTAGCGATTGCAAACCAAAGAAAATGGCGCCTGCTGCCTTCGATGAAAAGACTGGCAAACTCCTCTGGGAGGAGAGTGAGAAGTGGACCCATTCTAAATTctag
- the LOC133843494 gene encoding retinol dehydrogenase 13-like isoform X1, producing the protein MCTFINCLLCPCVLWPALGAAAIYFLRQYMQGGQFEKQTDETGKVVIVTGSNTGIGKETVLELARRGATVYMACRDKKRTDQARLEIIRETNNQNIFFRELDLASLDSIRKFVTGFKGEQDKLHILINNAGVMRCPRMLTKDGFEMQLGVNHIGHFLLTNLLIDVLKKSAPSRIVNVSSLAHTRGTININDLNSEKSYDEGSAYSQSKLANVLFTRELAKRLEGTGVTVNALHPGVVNTELGRHMKIFNTFFGRFILKGLLWPLLKTPKSGAQTTLYAAIDPELNGVSGLYFSDCKPKKMAPAAFDEKTGKLLWEESEKWTHSKF; encoded by the exons atGTGCACTTTTATCAACTGTTTGTTGTGTCCTTGTGTTCTATGGCCTGCACTTGGAGCcgctgcaatttattttcttag GCAATACATGCAAGGCGGACAATTCGAAAAGCAAACCGATGAAACGGGAAAAGTTGTAATTGTAACCGGTTCGAATACTGGCATTGGCAAGGAAACGGTATTGGAGCTGGCACGTCGAGGAGCCACTGTTTATATGGCTTGCAGGGATAAAAAGAGAACGGATCAGGCTCGTCTGGAAATAATCAGGGAAACCAACAACCAGAACATTTTCTTCCGTGAACTCGACTTGGCTTCTCTGGATTCCATTCGCAAATTTGTCACGGG CTTCAAGGGCGAACAGGACAAACTACACATTCTCATCAACAATGCGGGTGTGATGCGTTGTCCCCGAATGCTTACCAAAGATGGCTTCGAAATGCAGCTGGGTGTCAACCACATTGGTCACTTCCTCCTGACAAACTTATTGATCGATGTGCTGAAG AAATCGGCACCCAGTCGAATTGTCAATGTGTCCAGCTTGGCTCACACTCGCGGcacaattaatattaatgactTGAACAGTGAGAAGTCCTATGATGAGGGAAGTGCCTACAGCCAGAGCAAGCTGGCCAACGTATTGTTCACTCGCGAGCTGGCCAAACGCTTGGAAGGAACAGGCGTGACTGTCAATGCTCTGCATCCTGGTGTGGTCAACACTGAACTTGGCAGACACATGAAGATCTTCAATACCTTTTTCGGCCG CTTTATTCTCAAAGGTTTGCTGTGGCCACTTCTGAAGACACCCAAGAGTGGCGCTCAAACCACTTTGTATGCGGCTATCGATCCAGAATTGAACGGAGTATCTGGACTGTACTTTAGCGATTGCAAACCAAAGAAAATGGCGCCTGCTGCCTTCGATGAAAAGACTGGCAAACTCCTCTGGGAGGAGAGTGAGAAGTGGACCCATTCTAAATTctag
- the LOC133843492 gene encoding retinol dehydrogenase 13-like, with product MTVFAFLKSRPLFWLSVTGTAVGGACFVKDLMQGGQFTKNTDETCKIVIVTGSNTGIGKETVRELARRGATVYMACRDMEKCEEARQEIVLETQNKYVYCRQCDLASMDSIRNFVAAFKREQKKLDILINNAGVMRCPRSLTKDGFEMQIGVNHLGHFLLTNLMLDLLKKSRPSRIVVVSSLAHTRGEINIGDLNSELSYDEGKAYSQSKLANVLFTQELAKRLDGTGVTVNALHPGIVDTELFRHMGFFTNFFAGLFVKPLFWPFVKTPKSGAQTSLYVALDPELASVSGKYFSDCQITEAAPAAQDVTIAKWLWAVSEKWTRSEVIDINKDSISSSDGKDSNSSSKTT from the exons ATGACAGTATTCGCGTTCCTCAAAAGCCGCCCATTATTTTGGCTAAGTGTCACGGGCACAGCGGTGGGCGGTGCTTGCTTTGTAAA AGATCTTATGCAAGGCGGCCAGTTCACAAAAAACACAGATGAAACGtgcaaaattgtaattgtaactgGTTCAAATACGGGAATAGGCAAGGAGACTGTGCGGGAGCTGGCACGAAGAGGAGCCACTGTTTATATGGCATGTCGGGATATGGAAAAGTGCGAGGAGGCACGGCAGGAGATCGTGCTGGAGACgcaaaacaaatatgtttattgCCGGCAATGTGATTTGGCTTCAATGGATTCGATTAGAAATTTTGTGGCTGC GTTTAAACGAGAACAGAAGAAACTGGACATACTTATCAACAATGCGGGCGTAATGCGCTGTCCACGATCTCTTACCAAAGATGGCTTCGAAATGCAAATAGGAGTTAATCATTTAGGTCACTTTCTACTCACCAACTTAATGCTGGATCTGCTAAAG AAATCGAGACCCAGCAGAATCGTCGTTGTTTCCAGTTTAGCGCATACGCGAGGAGAAATCAATATAGGCGATTTGAACAGTGAACTGTCCTATGACGAGGGCAAAGCTTACAGTCAGAGCAAGTTAGCCAATGTATTGTTTACACAAGAATTGGCCAAACGCTTGGACGGAACAGGCGTGACTGTGAATGCCTTGCACCCCGGCATCGTTGACACGGAGCTCTTTAGGCACATGGGATTCTTTACCAATTTCTTTGCAGG CTTATTTGTTAAGCCTTTGTTTTGGCCGTTTGTAAAAACGCCAAAGAGTGGAGCACAAACAAGTTTGTATGTTGCACTTGATCCTGAGTTAGCATCCGTATCTGGCAAATATTTCAGCGATTGCCAAATTACGGAAGCAGCTCCTGCGGCGCAGGATGTCACCATTGCCAAATGGCTGTGGGCTGTCAGCGAAAAATGGACGCGATCTGAAGTGATAGATATAAATAAGGATTCAATTTCGTCCTCAGATGGTAAGGATTCAAATTCCTCCTCGAAGACAACGTAA
- the LOC133843498 gene encoding lysM and putative peptidoglycan-binding domain-containing protein 4, with protein sequence MRRNVRQQQQYNWDDGIMDDDNEFVDMQQLPNRMVNGHARLPRFENTLEVKVQEDDTLQALALRFHCSVADIKRLNKIDRENEIHARRIIRIPVTVHNVLLGSHDPDALPAVHRSGNNSPRHNLEKELAIQRNPLEDARLMLDERLLVAAVNAAEGQPSPRRDVNKFYDGSDDNGNREQTLDDSTALLDDMLVDRHVPRLRPIPGPSLRAIDWSGSDCDMSWICLLIFILALCVVIPLVYVIYLAEHPHHTHSTP encoded by the exons ATGCGTCGCAATGT gcgccagcaacaacagtacaACTGGGATGATGGCATCATGGATGATGACAACGAATTTGTGGACATGCAACAGTTGCCCAATAGAATGGTCAATGGCCACGCAAGACTGCCACGCTTCGAGAACACGCTCGAGGTGAAAGTACAGGAAGATGATACGTTGCAAGCGCTTGCTTTGCGCTTCCATTGCTCAGTGGCTGACATTAAGCGATTGAATAAGATTGACCGCGAGAACGAGATACATGCCCGTCGTATTATTCGTATTCCCGTCACCGTGCACAATGTCCTTCTGGGATCGCACGATCCGGATGCACTGCCCGCTGTGCAtcgcagtggcaacaacagcccAAGGCACAATTTGGAAAAGGAACTTGCGATTCAACGCAATCCGTTGGAGGATGCTCGCTTGATGTTGGACGAGCGACTGCTGGTCGCTGCTGTGAACGCTGCTGAAGGACAGCCTTCACCTCGAAGGGATGTCAATAAATTCTATGATGGCTCGGATGATAACG GCAACAGGGAGCAGACTTTGGATGACAGTACAGCCTTGCTGGACGACATGCTAGTGGACAGACATGTGCCCCGTTTGCGTCCGATACCGGGTCCATCGTTGCGGGCCATCGACTGGTCTGGCTCGGATTGCGACATGTCCTGGATATGCCTGCTAATATTTATTCTCGCACTCTGTGTCGTCATCCCTCTGGTGTATGTTATCTACCTGGCGGAGCATCCACATCACACCCACAGCACACCATAG
- the LOC133843491 gene encoding 26S proteasome regulatory subunit 7, whose amino-acid sequence MPDYLGDDQRKVKHEEKGEDKEIKSLDEGDIELLKTYGQSQYHKSIKSIEEDIQKAVKQVNELTGIKESDTGLAPPALWDLAADKQILQNEQPLQVARCTKIINADSDDPKYIINVKQFAKFVVDLADSVAPTDIEEGMRVGVDRNKYQIHIPLPPKIDPTVTMMQVEDKPDVTYSDVGGCKEQIEKLREVVETPLLHPEKFVNLGIEPPKGVLLFGPPGTGKTLCARAVANRTDACFIRVIGSELVQKYVGEGARMVRELFEMARSKKACLIFFDEIDAIGGARFDDGAGGDNEVQRTMLELINQLDGFDPRGNIKVLMATNRPDTLDPALMRPGRLDRKVEFGLPDQDGRSHIFKIHARSMSVERDIRFDLLARLCPNSTGAEIRSVCTEAGMFAIRARRKVATEKDFLEAVNKVIKSYAKFSATPRYMTYN is encoded by the coding sequence atgccgGACTATCTGGGAGATGATCAACGCAAGGTGAAGCATGAAGAGAAGGGCGAGGACAAAGAAATCAAGTCCCTTGATGAAGGCGACATCGAGCTTCTGAAGACTTATGGCCAAAGTCAATATCACAAGTCCATAAAAAGTATTGAGGAGGACATACAAAAGGCTGTTAAACAGGTGAACGAGCTGACGGGCATTAAGGAGAGCGACACAGGTCTGGCACCACCCGCTCTGTGGGATCTGGCTGCCGACAAGCAAATCCTGCAGAACGAACAACCGCTGCAGGTAGCGCGTTGCACTAAGATTATCAATGCAGACTCCGATGATCCCAAGTACATCATCAACGTGAAGCAGTTTGCAAAGTTTGTGGTGGACTTGGCCGATTCTGTGGCACCTACGGATATTGAGGAGGGCATGCGTGTGGGCGTCGATCGCAACAAGTACCAAATCCACATTCCTCTCCCACCCAAAATTGATCCCACGGTGACTATGATGCAGGTGGAGGATAAACCAGATGTCACCTACAGCGATGTCGGTGGCTGCAAGGAACAGATTGAGAAGTTGCGTGAGGTCGTCGAGACGCCCCTCCTGCATCCAGAGAAGTTCGTCAATCTGGGTATTGAGCCACCTAAGGGTGTGCTGCTCTTCGGTCCTCCTGGTACGGGCAAAACGTTGTGCGCTCGTGCCGTGGCCAATCGTACAGATGCCTGCTTTATTCGTGTCATCGGCTCGGAGCTTGTGCAGAAGTATGTGGGCGAGGGAGCGCGCATGGTTCGTGAACTGTTCGAGATGGCGCGCTCCAAGAAGGCGTGTCTCATTTTCTTTGATGAAATCGATGCCATTGGCGGCGCACGTTTCGATGATGGCGCTGGAGGCGACAATGAAGTGCAGCGTACAATGTTGGAGCTGATTAATCAACTGGATGGCTTCGATCCCCGAGGTAATATCAAGGTTTTGATGGCCACCAATCGCCCCGACACGCTGGACCCTGCGCTTATGCGTCCTGGACGTTTGGATCGTAAAGTGGAATTCGGTCTGCCCGATCAGGATGGACGCTCGCACATCTTCAAGATCCACGCTCGTTCGATGTCCGTAGAGCGTGACATTCGCTTCGATCTGTTGGCGCGTCTCTGTCCCAATTCGACTGGTGCCGAGATTCGTTCGGTGTGCACGGAAGCTGGCATGTTTGCCATTCGCGCCCGTCGCAAGGTTGCTACTGAGAAGGATTTCCTGGAGGCTGTCAACAAGGTTATCAAGAGCTATGCCAAGTTCAGCGCCACTCCTCGCTATATGACCTACAATTAA